The proteins below come from a single Plantactinospora sp. KBS50 genomic window:
- a CDS encoding DUF4177 domain-containing protein encodes MQKWEYATVPLLVHATKQILDNWGEDGWELVSVVPGPNPEQLVAYLKRPKA; translated from the coding sequence ATGCAGAAGTGGGAGTACGCCACCGTCCCGCTGCTGGTCCACGCGACCAAGCAGATCCTCGACAACTGGGGTGAGGACGGTTGGGAACTGGTGTCCGTGGTGCCGGGCCCGAATCCCGAGCAACTGGTCGCGTACCTGAAGCGGCCCAAGGCATGA
- a CDS encoding ArsA-related P-loop ATPase encodes MGSATESVGPVAESWPARLHVVTGKGGTGKTSVAAALALALAADGRRTLLVEVEGRQGIAGLFGLGHLPYEERRIATVAGGGEVRALAVDPEEALLEYLDMFYRLSAAGKALRKFGAIDFATTIAPGLRDVLLTGKVKEATTRTVGNRRAYDAVVLDAPPTGRIGRFLNVTAEAARLAKVGPIKTQSEGVAALLRSPITAVHVVTLLEEMPVQETIDAIGELDGLGIALGRVIVNAARTPMEAGTTGRVSQAELRRGLVAAGLPADRSVVTGLYAEARDDLVRRSLEASLRADLIELGRPLLELPVIPDGIDRAGLDTLAAVLAAAE; translated from the coding sequence GTGGGATCTGCAACCGAGTCGGTCGGGCCGGTGGCCGAGTCCTGGCCGGCCCGGCTGCACGTCGTGACCGGCAAGGGCGGGACCGGGAAGACCAGCGTGGCCGCCGCGCTGGCGCTGGCGCTCGCCGCGGACGGGCGCCGGACCCTGCTGGTCGAGGTTGAGGGACGGCAGGGCATCGCCGGGCTGTTCGGTCTGGGGCACCTGCCGTACGAGGAGCGCCGGATCGCCACCGTTGCCGGCGGCGGCGAGGTCCGGGCGCTGGCCGTGGACCCCGAAGAGGCGCTGCTCGAATACCTCGACATGTTCTACCGGCTGAGCGCGGCCGGTAAGGCGCTGCGCAAGTTCGGCGCCATCGACTTCGCCACCACCATCGCGCCGGGGCTGCGCGACGTCCTGCTCACCGGCAAGGTCAAGGAGGCGACCACCCGGACGGTGGGCAACCGCCGGGCGTACGACGCCGTGGTGCTGGACGCCCCGCCCACCGGGCGCATCGGGCGATTCCTCAACGTGACCGCGGAGGCCGCGCGGCTGGCGAAGGTCGGACCGATCAAGACCCAGAGTGAGGGCGTGGCCGCGCTGCTGCGCTCGCCCATCACGGCCGTGCACGTGGTGACGCTGCTGGAGGAGATGCCGGTCCAGGAGACCATCGACGCGATCGGCGAGCTGGACGGGCTGGGGATCGCCCTCGGCCGGGTGATCGTGAACGCGGCCCGCACGCCGATGGAGGCGGGCACGACCGGCCGGGTGAGCCAGGCCGAGCTACGCCGCGGGCTGGTCGCGGCCGGGCTGCCGGCCGACCGCTCGGTGGTCACCGGTCTCTACGCGGAGGCCCGGGACGATCTCGTCCGCCGCTCGCTGGAGGCGTCGCTGCGGGCGGATCTGATCGAGCTGGGGCGGCCGTTGCTGGAGTTGCCGGTGATACCGGACGGGATCGACCGGGCCGGCCTGGACACCCTGGCCGCGGTCCTGGCGGCGGCGGAGTGA
- a CDS encoding metallophosphoesterase has translation MEKRTVLRLAGGLAVAGAATLGYASLIERNRFTLRRYDVPVLDADAEPLRILHLSDLHMMPGQRRKQAWVASLAATDPDLVVVTGDNMADPRSVPGVLRALQPLLDVPGAFVFGSNDYTGPVWKNPLRYVVPRRGEEGYRHGVELPYEDLRDVLVNAGWTDLNNARTSIKAGGRLIELVGVDDPHVSRDDYESVAGRVAPEAALSIGVTHSPESRVLDAMAEDGLALLLAGHTHGGQVCVPFYGALTTNCDLPRSMARGLHRWPGSDAWLHVSAGLGTHPTAPVRFACPPEASLLTLIPC, from the coding sequence ATGGAAAAGCGCACGGTACTGCGGCTGGCCGGCGGACTCGCGGTGGCCGGAGCCGCCACCCTCGGATACGCATCGTTGATCGAGCGGAATCGGTTCACCCTCCGGCGGTACGACGTACCGGTGCTGGACGCCGACGCGGAACCGCTGCGCATTCTGCACCTGTCCGACCTGCACATGATGCCGGGCCAGCGACGCAAGCAGGCGTGGGTCGCCTCGCTCGCGGCCACCGACCCCGACCTGGTGGTGGTCACCGGGGACAACATGGCCGACCCGCGCTCGGTGCCCGGGGTGCTGCGGGCGTTGCAGCCGCTGCTGGACGTCCCCGGCGCCTTCGTCTTCGGCTCCAACGACTACACCGGGCCGGTGTGGAAGAACCCACTGCGGTACGTCGTGCCGCGCCGGGGCGAGGAGGGGTACCGGCACGGCGTCGAGCTGCCGTACGAGGACCTCCGGGACGTGCTGGTCAATGCCGGCTGGACCGACCTGAACAACGCCCGGACCTCTATCAAGGCCGGCGGCCGGCTGATCGAACTGGTCGGGGTGGACGACCCGCACGTGAGCCGGGACGACTACGAGTCCGTCGCGGGGCGGGTCGCGCCCGAGGCGGCCCTGTCGATCGGCGTCACCCACTCGCCCGAGTCGCGGGTACTGGACGCGATGGCCGAGGACGGGTTGGCGCTGCTGCTCGCCGGGCACACCCACGGCGGCCAGGTCTGCGTGCCCTTCTACGGTGCGCTCACCACCAACTGTGATCTTCCCCGCTCGATGGCCCGCGGTCTGCACCGCTGGCCCGGCTCGGACGCCTGGCTGCACGTCTCCGCCGGGCTGGGCACCCACCCCACCGCGCCGGTCCGGTTCGCCTGCCCACCCGAGGCTTCGCTGCTCACGCTGATCCCCTGCTGA
- a CDS encoding RidA family protein translates to MSAEAADRPDPRGRLAELGLDLPQVVPPLAAYVPAVQSGRHVYVSGQLPLVDGQLPVTGKVGAEVPPEQAKDLARQCALNALAAVDGLVGLERIAKIVKVTGFVASAAGFTGQPSVINGASELFGEVLGEAGRHARSAVGVAELPMNAPVEVEVIVEIS, encoded by the coding sequence ATGAGCGCGGAGGCCGCCGACCGGCCCGATCCGCGGGGCCGGCTCGCCGAGTTGGGGCTCGACCTTCCGCAGGTCGTCCCGCCGCTGGCCGCGTACGTGCCCGCGGTGCAGTCCGGGCGGCACGTCTACGTCTCCGGGCAGCTCCCGTTGGTGGACGGGCAGCTTCCGGTGACCGGCAAGGTGGGTGCCGAGGTCCCGCCGGAGCAGGCCAAGGACCTGGCCCGGCAGTGCGCGCTGAACGCCCTCGCGGCGGTCGACGGCCTGGTCGGGCTGGAGCGGATCGCCAAGATCGTGAAGGTGACCGGGTTCGTCGCCTCGGCCGCCGGGTTCACCGGCCAGCCGTCGGTGATCAACGGCGCCTCCGAGCTGTTCGGCGAGGTCCTCGGCGAGGCCGGCCGGCACGCGCGGAGCGCGGTCGGGGTGGCCGAGCTGCCCATGAACGCCCCGGTCGAGGTCGAGGTCATCGTCGAGATCAGCTGA
- a CDS encoding WhiB family transcriptional regulator, producing the protein MGMMPDWPTMAACQNGDPDALFVQGAEQNVAKRICRSCPVRYECLADALDNRIEFGVWGGMTERERRALLRRHPQVTSWRKMFEAAMRDREKTLVTSG; encoded by the coding sequence ATGGGCATGATGCCGGATTGGCCCACAATGGCGGCGTGTCAGAACGGTGACCCGGACGCGCTGTTCGTACAGGGTGCCGAGCAGAACGTCGCGAAACGGATCTGCCGGAGCTGTCCGGTGCGGTACGAGTGTCTCGCCGACGCGCTCGACAACCGCATCGAGTTCGGTGTGTGGGGCGGGATGACCGAGCGCGAACGCCGGGCGCTGCTCCGCCGGCACCCCCAGGTGACAAGCTGGCGCAAGATGTTCGAGGCCGCCATGCGGGACCGGGAGAAGACCCTGGTCACGAGCGGCTGA
- a CDS encoding Fic family protein, translating to MDIEAFRKSPMGELRPISGHDAYLGQDYKHFAFMPYPLPPSIPLSERTYSRVAEASMAVGRLDFAVQRLPNPSLLVRPALRREAQSTSALEGTYAPLDEVLEADYLDEAQQSAELREVMNYVRAAERGLRLINKKPICLSLIAELQEILVRGTRGGGYDAGRLRERHVYIGERHLGIELSRFVPPLWGEDLIQRVSDWEKWINAEDDIPILVKVAVGHYQFETLHPFSDGNGRMGRLVVTLQLVEAKSLSYPVLNLSPWLKERENQYKDEMLQVSITGDFNSWVTFFCDGILAQANNAVKKIEDLLAARAEMMETLRKKKVRGVVLDIADSLIGYPYITVSRAAELHKVTYPPANSAIGKLVEMGILQEVTGERYGRMFVAPKIRAILTSR from the coding sequence GTGGACATCGAAGCGTTCAGGAAGTCACCGATGGGTGAACTTCGGCCCATCTCTGGACATGACGCCTACCTCGGACAAGACTACAAGCACTTCGCGTTCATGCCCTACCCGCTACCACCGAGCATCCCACTCTCTGAGCGGACGTACAGCCGGGTGGCCGAGGCGAGCATGGCAGTCGGGCGTCTTGACTTCGCCGTCCAGCGACTACCGAACCCATCCCTCTTGGTGCGACCCGCCCTCCGGCGTGAAGCTCAGAGCACCTCTGCACTTGAAGGAACCTACGCCCCGCTTGACGAAGTCCTTGAGGCAGACTACCTCGACGAAGCTCAACAGAGCGCCGAGCTTCGCGAGGTCATGAACTATGTCCGAGCAGCGGAGCGCGGGCTTCGACTTATCAACAAGAAGCCGATTTGCCTCAGCTTGATAGCAGAACTGCAAGAGATCCTAGTTCGAGGAACGCGGGGCGGCGGTTACGATGCCGGACGACTTCGCGAAAGACACGTTTATATTGGCGAGCGGCATCTCGGAATTGAGCTATCACGTTTTGTGCCTCCACTTTGGGGCGAAGATTTAATCCAAAGGGTCAGCGACTGGGAAAAGTGGATAAACGCCGAAGACGATATCCCGATCCTCGTTAAGGTCGCCGTGGGCCACTATCAGTTTGAAACACTTCACCCCTTCAGTGACGGAAACGGCCGAATGGGGAGGCTGGTAGTCACTCTACAGCTAGTAGAGGCGAAGTCGTTGAGCTATCCGGTACTAAACCTGTCGCCCTGGCTTAAGGAGCGAGAGAATCAATACAAGGATGAGATGCTGCAGGTCAGCATTACAGGCGACTTCAACTCGTGGGTAACCTTCTTTTGTGACGGGATTCTGGCACAAGCTAACAATGCCGTAAAGAAGATTGAAGACCTTCTCGCGGCACGGGCCGAGATGATGGAGACGCTTCGCAAGAAAAAGGTGCGAGGCGTAGTCCTCGACATTGCAGATTCTCTCATCGGGTACCCGTACATTACGGTATCTCGGGCCGCCGAACTCCATAAGGTGACGTACCCCCCCGCGAACAGCGCCATCGGCAAGCTAGTTGAGATGGGAATCTTGCAGGAAGTGACCGGCGAACGGTACGGGAGGATGTTCGTGGCGCCAAAGATTAGGGCAATCCTTACGTCCCGATAG
- a CDS encoding ArsA-related P-loop ATPase, with translation MPEADAAPPLDVDEILADPGIRIVVCCGSGGVGKTTTAAALALRAAEHHGRRTVVLTIDPARRLAQSLGLTELDNTPRQVKGIDVGSGGELHAMMLDMKRTFDDVVSQHTDPAKAAEIFANPFYQAMSSTFAGTQEYMAMEKLGQLHARGDWDLIVVDTPPSRSALDFLDAPARLSRFLDGRMLRLLLAPARGGGRSMFNLVTASFGMFSKAVQKVLGTQLLTDLSGFVAALDSMFGGFRQRAEQTYRILQAGETAFLLVAAPEPDAVREAAYFAGRLRAERMPLVGLVLNRVHLPATPDPSAAESTAAAERLARLGGHDGTVQTLRSHAALLDQAERECRVARRFTDDFPAVPVVAVTAQPADVHDVDGLRAIGTAISRS, from the coding sequence GTGCCCGAAGCCGATGCCGCGCCGCCGCTGGATGTCGACGAGATCCTCGCCGACCCCGGCATCAGGATCGTGGTGTGCTGCGGCTCCGGCGGGGTGGGCAAGACGACCACGGCCGCCGCGCTGGCACTGCGCGCCGCCGAGCACCATGGCCGGCGCACGGTCGTACTGACCATCGACCCGGCCCGCCGGTTGGCCCAGTCGCTCGGTTTGACCGAGTTGGACAACACCCCCCGCCAGGTGAAGGGCATCGACGTCGGCTCCGGCGGCGAACTGCACGCCATGATGCTGGACATGAAGCGCACCTTCGACGACGTGGTGTCCCAGCACACCGACCCGGCGAAGGCCGCCGAGATCTTCGCGAACCCCTTCTACCAGGCGATGAGTTCCACCTTCGCCGGTACGCAGGAGTACATGGCGATGGAGAAGCTGGGTCAGCTGCACGCCCGCGGCGACTGGGACCTGATCGTGGTGGACACCCCGCCGTCCCGGTCCGCGCTGGACTTCCTGGACGCGCCGGCCCGGCTCTCCCGGTTCCTCGACGGCCGGATGCTGCGCCTGCTGCTGGCCCCGGCCCGTGGTGGCGGGCGCAGCATGTTCAACCTGGTCACCGCCTCGTTCGGGATGTTCTCGAAGGCGGTGCAGAAGGTGCTCGGCACCCAGTTGCTCACTGATCTGTCCGGCTTCGTGGCGGCGCTGGACTCGATGTTCGGCGGATTCCGGCAGCGCGCGGAACAGACGTACCGGATCCTGCAGGCCGGGGAGACGGCGTTCCTGCTGGTCGCGGCGCCGGAGCCGGACGCGGTCCGGGAGGCGGCCTACTTCGCGGGCCGGCTGCGCGCGGAGCGGATGCCGCTGGTGGGCCTCGTGCTCAACCGGGTGCACCTGCCGGCCACGCCGGACCCGAGCGCGGCGGAGAGCACGGCCGCCGCGGAGCGGCTGGCCCGGCTCGGCGGCCACGACGGGACGGTGCAGACGCTGCGGTCGCACGCCGCGCTGTTGGACCAGGCCGAGCGGGAGTGCCGGGTGGCCCGCCGGTTCACCGACGACTTCCCGGCGGTGCCGGTGGTGGCGGTGACGGCGCAGCCCGCCGACGTGCACGACGTCGACGGGCTGCGGGCGATCGGTACGGCGATCAGCCGCTCGTGA
- a CDS encoding transglycosylase domain-containing protein, whose amino-acid sequence MRKRDHNPLTNAASLLICGLLAGVVVAAAAFPAVAMSGLAAKAAAETFDKLPTELTVKRAPQISYLYASDGKTVLATMFDENRRDIPIKDIPLIMRQAIVAAEDHNFYQHNGVDMKGVVRAFVNNSNAGTQQQGASTLTMQYVRMAISYSASRPRDVVAATEDTTARKLKEMRYAMQIDKELGKDGVLERYLNIAPFGNGAYGVYAASQVYFGKKPKDLKIEEAAMLAGMVKAPDGFDPTDPEKYPKALDRRNYVIANMQEIGAITPEQAEKAKAAKLTVKGKPTPNGCVAANKNQWGFFCDYFYRWWLSQETFGATAYDRERRLKTGGYRIVTSLDLQAQQGAKDGVERSVPTGKKEALMVAAVEPGSGRVRALATNRNYKLDNPDKPQNKLSTDPAKRRLGIRGTYPNTTNPLLTGGGDIHGYQAGSTFKMFTMIAALENGYSLNYSYNAPNIFKSDYVIQKNSPAACPGTHFYCPGNAAPNEAGRYTMWGAFGRSVNTYFVPLEQAVGAEKAVEVAKRLGIKFTGKLSDTNSDAYLAANAESWGAFTLGVSATTPLDLANAYATVAADGTYCEPIPVEKITDQDGNNLDVANPRCKKVLKTDVARAALDAARCPVGDRSSTSKCVGATASAVHRVVGKPVAGKTGTTDQDKTAALVAMTKQYSFAGILADPDWPQTTERMKHEGKGGVNPAVYEALRDAMKGKPAIDFPGPGSSSKMVQGDEKTIPSVRCYSLDNARAKLKDAGFEVRTGDGRVDSSCPAGSAAGTNPDGKAPEGAQVIIQVSNGKDNKPADDGGGSGNGDGNGPGNGNGPGNGQAPSPPSTPRPRN is encoded by the coding sequence TTGCGCAAGCGTGATCACAACCCGCTGACCAATGCCGCGTCGCTGCTGATCTGCGGCCTCCTCGCCGGGGTCGTCGTGGCCGCCGCCGCCTTCCCCGCCGTGGCGATGTCCGGCCTCGCAGCGAAGGCCGCGGCCGAGACCTTCGACAAGCTCCCGACGGAACTGACCGTCAAACGAGCGCCGCAGATCAGCTACCTGTACGCCTCGGACGGCAAGACCGTGCTGGCGACGATGTTCGACGAGAACCGCCGGGACATTCCGATCAAGGACATCCCGCTGATCATGCGGCAGGCCATCGTGGCGGCCGAGGACCACAACTTCTACCAGCACAACGGCGTCGACATGAAGGGCGTGGTCCGCGCCTTCGTGAACAACAGCAACGCCGGGACGCAGCAGCAGGGCGCCTCCACCCTCACCATGCAGTACGTCCGGATGGCCATCTCCTACTCGGCGAGCCGGCCCCGGGACGTGGTGGCGGCGACCGAGGACACCACGGCGCGCAAGCTCAAGGAAATGCGCTACGCCATGCAGATCGACAAGGAGTTGGGCAAGGACGGCGTGCTGGAGCGCTACCTGAACATCGCGCCGTTCGGCAACGGCGCGTACGGGGTGTACGCCGCCAGCCAGGTCTACTTCGGCAAGAAGCCCAAGGACCTGAAGATCGAGGAGGCCGCCATGCTCGCCGGCATGGTCAAGGCCCCGGACGGCTTCGACCCGACCGACCCCGAGAAGTACCCGAAGGCGCTGGACCGGCGCAACTACGTGATCGCCAACATGCAGGAGATCGGCGCGATCACCCCCGAGCAGGCAGAGAAGGCGAAGGCCGCCAAGCTCACGGTCAAGGGCAAGCCCACCCCGAACGGCTGCGTGGCCGCCAACAAGAACCAGTGGGGCTTCTTCTGCGACTACTTCTACCGCTGGTGGTTGTCCCAGGAGACCTTCGGGGCGACCGCGTACGACCGGGAGCGGCGGCTCAAGACCGGCGGCTACCGCATCGTGACCAGCCTGGACCTGCAGGCTCAGCAGGGCGCCAAGGACGGCGTGGAACGCTCCGTGCCGACCGGCAAGAAGGAGGCCCTCATGGTGGCCGCCGTCGAGCCGGGCAGCGGCCGGGTGCGGGCGCTGGCCACCAACCGCAACTACAAGCTGGACAATCCCGACAAGCCACAGAACAAGCTCTCCACCGACCCGGCCAAGCGCAGGCTCGGGATCCGCGGTACGTATCCGAACACCACGAACCCGCTGCTCACCGGCGGCGGCGACATCCACGGCTACCAGGCCGGGTCGACCTTCAAGATGTTCACGATGATCGCGGCGTTGGAGAACGGCTACTCGCTCAACTACTCGTACAACGCGCCGAACATCTTCAAGTCGGACTATGTGATCCAGAAGAACAGCCCCGCCGCCTGCCCCGGCACGCACTTCTACTGCCCCGGCAACGCGGCGCCGAACGAGGCCGGCCGGTACACCATGTGGGGCGCCTTCGGCAGGTCGGTGAACACCTACTTCGTCCCGCTGGAGCAGGCGGTCGGCGCGGAGAAGGCCGTCGAGGTGGCCAAGCGCCTCGGCATCAAGTTCACCGGGAAGCTGAGCGACACCAACTCCGACGCGTACCTGGCGGCCAACGCCGAGAGCTGGGGGGCGTTCACCCTGGGCGTCTCGGCGACCACGCCACTGGACCTGGCCAACGCGTACGCGACGGTCGCGGCGGACGGCACCTACTGCGAGCCGATCCCGGTCGAGAAGATCACCGACCAGGACGGCAACAACCTGGACGTGGCCAACCCCCGCTGCAAGAAGGTGCTCAAGACCGACGTGGCCCGGGCCGCGCTGGACGCCGCCCGCTGCCCGGTCGGGGACCGCTCGTCCACCTCCAAGTGCGTCGGCGCCACGGCCTCGGCCGTGCACCGGGTGGTCGGCAAGCCGGTGGCCGGCAAGACCGGCACCACCGACCAGGACAAGACCGCCGCGCTGGTGGCGATGACCAAGCAGTACTCCTTCGCCGGCATCCTCGCCGACCCGGACTGGCCGCAGACCACCGAGCGGATGAAGCACGAGGGCAAGGGTGGCGTGAACCCGGCCGTCTACGAGGCCCTACGGGACGCCATGAAGGGCAAACCCGCCATCGACTTCCCGGGGCCGGGCAGCAGCAGCAAGATGGTGCAGGGCGACGAGAAGACCATCCCGTCGGTGCGCTGCTATTCGCTCGACAACGCCCGCGCCAAGCTCAAGGACGCCGGATTCGAGGTCCGCACCGGCGACGGGCGGGTGGACTCAAGCTGCCCCGCCGGCAGCGCGGCGGGCACCAACCCGGACGGCAAGGCGCCGGAGGGCGCCCAGGTGATCATCCAGGTCAGCAACGGCAAGGACAACAAGCCGGCGGATGACGGCGGCGGCTCCGGAAACGGAGACGGGAACGGCCCGGGGAACGGAAACGGCCCCGGTAACGGGCAGGCCCCGTCACCACCGAGCACACCCAGACCCCGCAACTGA
- a CDS encoding GatB/YqeY domain-containing protein translates to MSALKDRLTTDMRTSLKARDEVTTSTLRMALAAVGNAEVAGAQKRDLTDDEVMAVLTREAKKRREAATAFAEAGRAEQAARERAEGEVLDRYLPKQLDDAELTELVAGALSAGGFSGRAQMGPAMKAAQAAVAGRAEGGRVAAEVRRQLGA, encoded by the coding sequence ATGAGCGCGTTGAAGGACCGGCTGACCACCGACATGCGTACCAGTCTCAAGGCCCGTGACGAGGTGACCACCTCGACCCTGCGGATGGCGCTGGCCGCCGTCGGGAACGCCGAGGTCGCGGGGGCGCAGAAGCGGGACCTCACGGACGATGAGGTGATGGCGGTGCTGACCAGGGAGGCCAAGAAGCGCCGGGAGGCGGCCACCGCCTTCGCCGAGGCGGGGCGGGCCGAGCAGGCGGCCAGGGAACGCGCCGAGGGCGAGGTGCTGGACCGCTACCTGCCGAAGCAGCTCGACGATGCGGAGCTGACCGAACTGGTCGCGGGGGCGCTGTCGGCCGGTGGGTTCAGCGGCCGTGCACAGATGGGCCCGGCCATGAAGGCGGCCCAGGCCGCGGTGGCCGGCCGGGCCGAGGGAGGCCGGGTGGCCGCCGAGGTACGTCGTCAGCTCGGCGCCTGA
- a CDS encoding helix-turn-helix domain-containing protein: protein MLPDPLRIPGDAWSHGEVLAVLAARDIGGLFRWITSLTGASQSRIGAAVGLEQGYVSRIMAGRKVTSIDVLERIADGCRMPDQARTTMGLAPRQATPPTDPGRRVPSEPPLQRTWRDDVRSAAELWRGDVNRRDVLRQVAFSSAGYTLPALRWFTAPDPAPVTQPGRNTVGQPAIDTIRAMTAIYRQLDNQYGGGHARDTVARYLHQEVTPLLTDGRYDHATGQRLLSAAAELAQLAGWQAYDTAEHGIAQRYLTLALDFAHAAGDDGLGAEILAAMSHQATYLGHTATGLDLARAAGQTARRAGVPVLTAEAHVMEAHALAKANDERACAAALHQAEQALDRADRSTDPQWLSYFDEAYLSAKFGHCFHALGRNTHAERFAARSLRMDNRYVRGKAFNLALLANVHAQQGEPDRACAIGAEALTLTAQLRSARAVRYLRDLQAQLAPHRRLPAVRHFTGRVDATLGRRR from the coding sequence GTGTTGCCCGATCCGCTGCGCATACCCGGGGATGCGTGGTCGCACGGCGAGGTGCTTGCCGTCCTGGCCGCCCGCGACATCGGCGGGCTGTTCCGCTGGATCACGAGTCTCACCGGGGCGAGTCAGAGCCGGATCGGCGCCGCCGTCGGGCTGGAACAGGGCTACGTCAGCCGGATCATGGCCGGACGCAAGGTCACCTCGATCGACGTCCTCGAACGGATCGCCGACGGCTGCCGGATGCCCGACCAGGCGCGTACCACGATGGGCCTGGCACCCCGACAGGCCACACCACCAACCGACCCCGGTCGGCGCGTTCCCAGCGAGCCGCCGTTGCAGCGGACCTGGCGCGACGACGTACGCAGTGCCGCAGAGCTTTGGCGAGGTGACGTGAACCGTCGAGACGTGCTCCGGCAGGTGGCCTTCAGCTCCGCCGGCTACACCCTGCCGGCGCTGCGTTGGTTCACCGCCCCCGACCCGGCCCCGGTCACCCAGCCCGGCCGCAACACGGTCGGTCAACCCGCGATTGACACCATCCGGGCGATGACCGCGATCTACCGCCAACTCGACAACCAGTACGGCGGTGGGCACGCCCGCGACACCGTCGCCCGGTACCTCCACCAGGAGGTGACCCCACTACTCACCGACGGCCGGTACGACCACGCCACCGGGCAACGGCTGCTCAGCGCCGCCGCCGAACTGGCCCAACTCGCCGGCTGGCAGGCGTACGACACCGCCGAGCACGGCATCGCCCAGCGGTACCTGACCCTTGCCCTGGACTTCGCCCATGCTGCCGGAGACGACGGCCTCGGCGCGGAGATCCTCGCCGCGATGAGCCACCAGGCCACCTACCTCGGCCACACCGCCACCGGCCTCGACCTCGCCCGCGCCGCCGGCCAGACCGCGCGCCGCGCCGGGGTTCCCGTCCTGACTGCCGAAGCCCATGTCATGGAAGCCCACGCCCTGGCCAAGGCCAACGACGAACGGGCCTGCGCCGCCGCCCTGCACCAGGCAGAACAGGCCCTCGACCGGGCCGACCGCAGCACCGACCCGCAATGGCTCAGCTACTTCGACGAGGCATACCTGTCGGCCAAGTTCGGCCACTGCTTCCACGCCCTCGGCCGCAACACCCACGCCGAACGCTTCGCCGCCCGCTCCCTGCGGATGGACAACCGCTACGTACGCGGCAAAGCCTTCAACCTCGCCCTGCTCGCCAACGTCCACGCCCAGCAGGGCGAACCCGACCGGGCCTGCGCCATCGGCGCGGAAGCCCTGACCCTGACCGCCCAGCTACGTTCTGCCAGAGCCGTCCGCTACCTCCGCGACCTGCAAGCCCAACTCGCCCCGCACCGGCGGCTGCCCGCCGTCCGACACTTCACCGGCCGCGTCGACGCCACCCTCGGCCGGCGGCGCTGA